The nucleotide window CACCACGATCACCACGCTTGCCCCAGCTCCCAGTGCCGTGCGAAAGGCCGTGATCGCCGGGCTGTCGGTGGCAGCCAGCAGCCCACTGATGACCAGCAGCAGCGGCAGGGTCGGCAACGACAGCATCAGTTCGATAAATCGGCTGATGAGTGCGTCGGTGCGCCCGCCATAAAAGCCCGCCAGCACGCCCATGAAAATGCCGATCAGAATGCCGATGGCCGCCACACTGAAGCCCACCAGCAGCGAAATCCGGCTGCCCCAGATGATGCGCGACAGGATATCGCGGCCCAGATCGTCTTTGCCGAACAGAAACTGCGGGCTGGGCACGGCGTAGAACCCGGTCAAGTCCTGGGCATTGGGATCGTGCGGCGAGATGAAAGGAGCGAACACCGCCATCATCACCAGTAGCACGATGATGACGAGGCACGTCATGGCGAGTTTGTGCCTGCGAAAGCGGCGCATCGCCACCGCCCAGGCAGAGCGGCCCACCACACGCGGCGGCGCGGCCAGAGGAGCAGCGGTCATGAGCAGACCTCCAGAGGGCTAGTCATAGCGAATCCTGGGATCGACGGCGGCATAGGCCAGATCGGCCAGCAGACTGAAGATCAGGGTGAGCAGCGCGATAAACGTCAGGGCGGCCAGCACCACATTGAAATCCTTATTGACCAGTCCTTCCAGAATGACGCGGCCCATCCCCGGCCAGCTGAAGACCGTCTCGGTGATGACAGCGCCGCCGAACAGCCCTGGAATCGCCAGCCCCAGCAGTGTGATGATCGGGATGATGGCGTTTCGCAGGGCGTGTTTGTACACCACCACGCCGCCCGGCAGCCCCTTGGCACGCGCCGTTCTTACATAGTCTTGCGACAGCACTTCCAGCATGTTGGCCCGCATGAAGCGCAGAATGACCGCGATTTCACGGAAGGCCAGCACGCACAGCGGCAGAATCAGGTATTTGATCTTGTCGGCGATGATGGCCCAGGTCGAGGCGGTGGTGGGGTCGAGATCGGGGCTGCCCAGACCGCCGGGCGGCAGCGAAATCACGCCGTTCGTAATTCCTGGCAGATAGATGGCGAACAGCCACAGCACCATCGGGCCGAGCCAGAAGACCGGGGTGCTGAAGGCCAGAAAGCTGAGGAAGGTCAGCACGTAATCGGGCAGCGAATACTGACGTACCGCGCTGTAGATGCCCAGCGGCACCGCCACCAGCAGCGCCAGAATCAGCGCCGGAACGGTGAGGAGCAGGGTGTTGGGCAGGCGGTTCTGAAATACGTACTGAAAGGCGGGCTGGCTGAAACTGCGCGACCAGCCGAAATCGCCGTGCAGCGCCTGCACCAGCCAGTAGAAGTAGCGCAGAAAGATCGGCTGATCGAGGCCGTAGGCGGCGCGGAGGCGGGCGATGTCGGCGGGCGTGATCTGAGAGTTGCCCAGCGTGAGCTGATCGACCGGATCACCGGGTTGCAGAGCGGTCAGCGCGTAGATGATCAGGCTGATGACGAGGAGCAGCGGAATCATCTGAAGGATGCGCCGGAGGGTATAGGTCGCCATAGACTCCTTATTGCTCGGCTTGTGGCCTGTCACCCGTGGCTTGTGGGAAAGGCCCAAACACCTTGCTGCTCACAAGATGTTCAGGCCGTTTCCACCTGCTACAAGCGACAGGCCACAGGCCTCACTTCTGGGTATTGACCTCGGCAGCGCCCTTGCTGCTCCAGCCGATTTCGTAGGCGTCCCAGCTCGGGTACAGGCTGTAAGCGCTGAAGGTGTAGTTCAGCAGGTTCGGTACCTTGGTGTACACGTTCACGCGGAAGTACAGCGGCAGGCTCGGCACTTCGTCGGCCCAGATGGTCTGCATGCGGTCGAACAGCTTCACGCGGGCTGCGAGGTCGAACTCGGTGCCCGCCTGCGTCCACAGTTTGTCGTACTCGGCGTTCTTCCAGCCCGGCTCGTCCTGCCCGGCAAAGCCGTTGGCAGCGGTGGGAATCTGGGTGCTGGAGAACAGGTTGCCCTTCTCCAGGCTGGGGTCTGCTGTCCAGGCGTACATCAGCATGTCCCATTTGCCGTTGCTGCCGCCGCCGATGAAGTCCTGGGCGAACACCACGCTGCTCGGGTAGTTCTGGATATTCACGTCCACGCCCACGGCCTTCCACTGCGCCTGCAAAATCTGCTGCACGCGCTCGCGGGTGGCGTTTCCGGCGGTGGTGGTGAAATTCAGGCTGAACTTCTTGCCGTTCTTGGCGAGAATGCCGTCGGCTCCCGGCTTCCAGCCCGCATCGGCAAACAGCGCCTTGGCCTTGGCGGGGTCAAAGTCGTAGGCCTTGGCGTCTTTCTTGTACAGCTTGGCAATCGGGTTCACGAAGGTATTGCTGACCGGCTGCTTGCCCTGAAACAGCGCCTTGGTCAGCGCAGCACGGTCGATGCTGTACAGCAGCGCCTGACGAACGCGCTTGTCGTCCAGGTCGAGGTCTTTGACCTTCTGCACGTTGCTGAAGCCGTTGATGTCGATGTGCTCCCAGGTGGCGCTCGGCACGAAGTAGGTCTTGTACTTGCCGCGCTCGCTGCGCTGGAGGTCGAGGCCCTGGTCGAAGGTCGGGCCGACGGCAGAAAGGGCGTCGATCTGGCCCGACAGCACGTTTACCTTCAGGGTGTTGGTGTTGGGAATGAAGCGGTACTGCACCGTCTGAACGTACTTGTCGGCTCCGCCCTTGGGGGTGCGCCAGTAATTCGGGTTGCGCGTCATGGTCAGGCTGTTGCCGCTGCGCCACTGCGTCGGCCTGAACGGCCCAGCGACCACCTTGGGCAGATTGTTGGCGGTGGTGAAGGCCGAGATGAACTTGACCCAGGCGTCGTTGATGGCCTTGCCGCTGGTCTTGGAATCGAGCTTGGCGGTGGCGCTGTCAAACGAATTCCAGGCGCTTGCCATCGAAGCCGAGGGAGCCAGACCGGGCGAGACCTGATCGGCGAACAGATACGGCGGATTGTAGGTGATGGTGAAGGTGTCGGCGTCGTTGACGGTGATCTTGGCCTTGTCCCAGGGGTCGCGGCTGGGTACGGGAACGCGGTCGTCCTGCTCGACTTTCAGCCAGAACTGGAAGTCTTTGGGCGTGATGGCGCTGCCGTCGCTCCACTTGGCGTCCTTACGGATGCTGTAGGTCACGCTGTTGCTGGTCACGTCGCCCGCCGCGTTCTTGGTCAGCTTGTAGCCGCCGTTGGCGAGCGTGGGAACGGTGGTGGCAATATCTGCGTACAGATCGCCCGCGTTGTCCTTGGAGACGAGTGAAGCTCCCATATAGCCGTTGATCTCGCTGGTGATCGCCAGATTGTTGGTCTGCCAGGGATCGTAGATGTTCGGCGGTTCCTGCGACGTGCCCACGACCAGACTGTTATTGGCAGGGCCAGCCACTGCGACACCAAGGAGGAGGAGGGAAAGGGCCAGCAAAGTTTTTGTCGACTTCATGAACAGACCTCCGAAGGATGCGCCGCCCGAACAGCCGGGAAAAGCGTGAAGAGAGTATGACAGAAAGATGATGAATCTGGGCCGAAAGCTTTATTTGCGGGGGTACAGCACGGCAGCAAAACGCGCTGCCCGACCGAGAAGGGTCAGGCAGCGCGGAAGAAGGTCTGTCGTTAAGGTTTAGTGGCTGGCGCAGCCGCCGGAGCCCTCGCCGTCCTGTGCGCCCGAGCCGTCGGTGCGGAAGCTGTGACCGCAGCCACAGCCGCTGGTGGCGTTGGGGTTATTGACGGTAAAACCGCCACCCATCATGTTTTCGATAAAGTCGATTTCGGCTCCCATCACCAGTGGCAGGCTCATGGGATCGACCACCAGACGAACGCCCCGGTCGTAGACCACGGTGTCGCCTTCGAGTTCGCGGTCGTCGATAGCCATGCCGTACTGGTAGCCGCTGCACCCGCCGCTCTTGACGAACAGGCGCACACCCGCGTTCTCCTTGCCGCTTCCGGCGATGGCGTCGAGGGCACGCTTCGCACCGTTCTCGCTGATCGACAGAGGCTGTGCCAGGGGCGGCGTGTTGGGGGAATCTACGAGCTGGGTCATGCCTAAATCCTAGCAGTCTGTCAGGATTGCAAAGGTGTTGCACGTCTCAGCACGGCACACCCACGCTTTATGCTGTGTGCATGACTCAGGCTTCAGGTATGCAGCAGGCACTGAACCGCATCCAGCAGGCGATTGTGGACAGCGGCGACGCCTCACTCGACGGCTGGCTGATCTACGACTTCCGGGGCCTGAATCCGCATGCCCGCGTGCTGCTGAATCTGCGAGACGCCATGCTGTCGCGGCGTTATTTCATGTGGGTGCCGCGTGCGGGAACGCCGACCCTGATTCATCACCGCATCGAGGGCGGCACGTGGCACAGCATGGGAGCCGGAGCCGACCTGAACTTCCTGCCGTACAGCGCCCACACCGAACTCGACGCGCACCTGAAGACGCTGCTGCACGGCAAACGCGGCGCACTGGAATACAGCCCGAACGGAGCTGTGCCCTACGTGAGCATGGTGGATGCCGGAACGATGGAGCGGCTGCGGGCAGCGGGCCTCGATCCGGTCACGAGCGCCGATCTGCTTCAGGGCTTTCAGGTCTGGGACGATGAAGATCTGGCCGCCCACCGCCGCGCCGTGCAGGTGCTGATGGACGCCAAAGACGCCGCCTTCCAGCTCATTCACGAGCGCCTGAAGGCCGGGCAACCCGTCACCGAACTGGACGCGCAGACGGTCATCATGGAGCGGATTGCCGCCGCTGGCATGGAGGTGGGCCACCCGGTCAACGTGAGTTTTGGAGCCAACGCCGCCGATTCGCATTACGAGCCGAGTACCGAGCAGCACGCGACCTTGCAGCCGGGGCAGTGCGTGCTGATCGACCTGTGGGCGCAGGAGCCGGGCCGCCCGTTTGGCGACGTGACGTGGGTGGGCTACGCAGGCCAGCCTAGCGAGGAATATCTGCACGCCTGGAACGCGGTAGCCGCCGCCCGTGACGAAGGGTTGCGAATGCTGCACCAGTCTCCGGGCACGCTGGAAGGCTGGGAAGTCGACCGCGCCGCCCGCACCCTCATCGAAGAGGCCGGGCTGGGCGAGTTCTTCGTTCACCGGCTGGGGCACAATCTGGGCGTGCAGATTCACGGTTCGGGGGCCAACCTCGACGACCTCGAAACGCACGATACCCGCCGCGTGCTGCCAGGGCAGGCCATCACCATCGAACCGGGCGTGTACCCCATGCAGCGCGGCTACGGCATCCGCAGCGAGGTGAACGTGCTGATGACCCCTCAAGGCCCGCTGCTCACCACGCCCGTGCAGGCGGCCCCTTTCGTGCTGGGCGAGGGCGAGTGGGAGGACGTGCGGGCGGCGGGACTGGGGGAAGCTGGCTTGTAGCTTGTGGCCTGTGGCTTGTAGGAACAGAAGGAACGCGCCCCACTCGTGCTGGGCGCGTTCTTCAGTAGTTAAAGCTTTCAGAATAGAAGGCGAAAGTGCGCCGGGACGCTGTTCCCACTTCCTACTTCCTGTTTTAGCCGTTGCTGGCGTCGTCTTCGGCCAGCAGGCGATACAGCGACTTGCGGGCCTCTTTCAGCACCGACTGTGCCTGCGTGAGCTGGGCTTCGTTGCCCTCTTTGGCAATCTGCATCACCGCGCCCATCAGGGCATGCAGCCCCTGCCGCAGCTCGACGTGGCCGCCGTGCCCGCCCTCTTTGCTGTCCCAGGGGGCCTTCATCTCGTCGGGGTGGGCCGCCACGTACTGCTGGCCCGCTTCGGTCAGCACATACGCCTTCTTGCCGTCCTGCGCCTGCACCACGATCAGGCCTTCGTCTTCGAGCTGCGACAGTGCCGGATACATGCTGCCGGGGCTGGGCTGCCACAGGCCGCCGCTGCGCTCGGAAATCTCCTGAATCATCTGGTAGCCGTTGCGGGCTTCCTCGCTGAGCAGGGCCAGCACCGACAGGCGCAGATTGCCGGTCTTGGCGCGGGGGCCACGCATGCCGCCGCGCAGACGGGCTGTACGTGGGTCTTCGCCTTCGAAGGGGCCGCGTGGGCCGCCCCGGTGGGCAAACTGGCGGGGATCGCCACGCTGGAAGGCGTCGGCTTCAAAGTTCATGTGGCTGTGCTTTCTGTGGTTAAACATTCTGGGATCGTTAAACATACGGTGCTCCTGGCTAAAAAATGGGTGGGGCTGAGTGAAGGTGGGCTGACTGTGGGTGGCAGACGGGCCGCAGTGCTGCTCGTGCTGCCCGTGTGAGCGAAAGGGCCAGTTCCCAAACGGGGAACCTCTGTGCGGATGGTTGAACGGGTTGTTGTGGTTGTGCATTCTGGTGCTCCTCCTGAGCGATATATCGAAGATAGTCTTAGATAGTCTTTCTGTCAAGAGGGCGGCTTCGGAATGTTCCAGCAGCGCAGCCGCTGTGCCGCACCACACACGAAAAAGCCCCGCCGACTGGGGCAGGGCTTTTCTCTTCAGGAAGTATGGTGAAGCTAGCTGTCCTTCTGCACCACGCAGAAGCGGTTGCCGTCCAGATCGGCCAGCACCACATAATCGGCACCCGGTTCGTAGCGCCAGTCCACCCGCACCGCGCCCAGACTCAGCAGGCGCTCGACCTCTGCACCCTGATCGGCGGTGTACAGGTCGAGGTGGTGGCGGCGGTGGTTCTCGGCTTCGGACGATACCTGCTTGAGCGCGAGCTGTGGCCCTGTTCCCTGGGTGGGAACGAGCACCACCCAGTCGTCAGAGGGTTCCTCGCGGGGACGGTAATGCAGGGCCTGTGACCAGAACTCGGTTGCCCGCGCCACATCGCGCACACCCCACACCACCGAACCGATTCTCAGCATCGCTCCTCTCCCCCGACCGTTCAGTCGTCGCTGGCACTGACCATCTGCCCACTGGAGGCAGGGATGGTACGGGTGCGCGGCGTCAGGGCGGCCAGGACCACGCTGGCGGCACTCAGCAGGGCCAGCAGCCAGAACGCTTCCTTCAGGCCGGAAATAAACGGATCGAGCGTGCTAGGCGGCAGGTTGGAAGCCAGCCCCGAGAAGACCTTGAGCATCACCTCGCGGGGCACGCGGGCCACCACCACGCTGAGCGTGAAGATGATGGCGATGACGCTGCCCACGCTCATCAGCAGGGTACGCACGCCTGCTGCCACGCCGCGCCGATCTGCGGCCACGCTGCCCATGATGAGAGAGGAATTGGGCGAGTTGAATAGACCGCTGCCGATGCCTGCCGCGAACATCAGCACGGCGACCAGCCAGTACGGAGTACTCAGGTTCAGCAGCAGCGCAAAGCCGAGCATGGCAACGGTGGTGAGCGTCAGACCTGCCTGAATCAGTCGGCGCGGGTGGGCGCGGTCGGCCATCCGGCCCGCGATGGGCGAGGCGAGCAGCAGGCCCAGCGCCACTGGCACGAGCATCACACCCGCGACCACCGCATCGACGCCCTTTGCGCCCTGGAAATAGAACACGAACAGGAAGGTGAGCGCCATACGAACAATCGAGTTCAGGAAAACCTGCGCGTTAT belongs to Deinococcus ruber and includes:
- a CDS encoding M24 family metallopeptidase; the protein is MTQASGMQQALNRIQQAIVDSGDASLDGWLIYDFRGLNPHARVLLNLRDAMLSRRYFMWVPRAGTPTLIHHRIEGGTWHSMGAGADLNFLPYSAHTELDAHLKTLLHGKRGALEYSPNGAVPYVSMVDAGTMERLRAAGLDPVTSADLLQGFQVWDDEDLAAHRRAVQVLMDAKDAAFQLIHERLKAGQPVTELDAQTVIMERIAAAGMEVGHPVNVSFGANAADSHYEPSTEQHATLQPGQCVLIDLWAQEPGRPFGDVTWVGYAGQPSEEYLHAWNAVAAARDEGLRMLHQSPGTLEGWEVDRAARTLIEEAGLGEFFVHRLGHNLGVQIHGSGANLDDLETHDTRRVLPGQAITIEPGVYPMQRGYGIRSEVNVLMTPQGPLLTTPVQAAPFVLGEGEWEDVRAAGLGEAGL
- a CDS encoding ABC transporter permease, with amino-acid sequence MATYTLRRILQMIPLLLVISLIIYALTALQPGDPVDQLTLGNSQITPADIARLRAAYGLDQPIFLRYFYWLVQALHGDFGWSRSFSQPAFQYVFQNRLPNTLLLTVPALILALLVAVPLGIYSAVRQYSLPDYVLTFLSFLAFSTPVFWLGPMVLWLFAIYLPGITNGVISLPPGGLGSPDLDPTTASTWAIIADKIKYLILPLCVLAFREIAVILRFMRANMLEVLSQDYVRTARAKGLPGGVVVYKHALRNAIIPIITLLGLAIPGLFGGAVITETVFSWPGMGRVILEGLVNKDFNVVLAALTFIALLTLIFSLLADLAYAAVDPRIRYD
- a CDS encoding PadR family transcriptional regulator; the protein is MNFEADAFQRGDPRQFAHRGGPRGPFEGEDPRTARLRGGMRGPRAKTGNLRLSVLALLSEEARNGYQMIQEISERSGGLWQPSPGSMYPALSQLEDEGLIVVQAQDGKKAYVLTEAGQQYVAAHPDEMKAPWDSKEGGHGGHVELRQGLHALMGAVMQIAKEGNEAQLTQAQSVLKEARKSLYRLLAEDDASNG
- a CDS encoding peptide ABC transporter substrate-binding protein produces the protein MKSTKTLLALSLLLLGVAVAGPANNSLVVGTSQEPPNIYDPWQTNNLAITSEINGYMGASLVSKDNAGDLYADIATTVPTLANGGYKLTKNAAGDVTSNSVTYSIRKDAKWSDGSAITPKDFQFWLKVEQDDRVPVPSRDPWDKAKITVNDADTFTITYNPPYLFADQVSPGLAPSASMASAWNSFDSATAKLDSKTSGKAINDAWVKFISAFTTANNLPKVVAGPFRPTQWRSGNSLTMTRNPNYWRTPKGGADKYVQTVQYRFIPNTNTLKVNVLSGQIDALSAVGPTFDQGLDLQRSERGKYKTYFVPSATWEHIDINGFSNVQKVKDLDLDDKRVRQALLYSIDRAALTKALFQGKQPVSNTFVNPIAKLYKKDAKAYDFDPAKAKALFADAGWKPGADGILAKNGKKFSLNFTTTAGNATRERVQQILQAQWKAVGVDVNIQNYPSSVVFAQDFIGGGSNGKWDMLMYAWTADPSLEKGNLFSSTQIPTAANGFAGQDEPGWKNAEYDKLWTQAGTEFDLAARVKLFDRMQTIWADEVPSLPLYFRVNVYTKVPNLLNYTFSAYSLYPSWDAYEIGWSSKGAAEVNTQK
- a CDS encoding ABC transporter permease — encoded protein: MTAAPLAAPPRVVGRSAWAVAMRRFRRHKLAMTCLVIIVLLVMMAVFAPFISPHDPNAQDLTGFYAVPSPQFLFGKDDLGRDILSRIIWGSRISLLVGFSVAAIGILIGIFMGVLAGFYGGRTDALISRFIELMLSLPTLPLLLVISGLLAATDSPAITAFRTALGAGASVVIVVAVLSLFGWMGTARLVRGETLRLRNLEYMDAARALGARNARLMLRHLVPNLLPIVIVQATLDVGGAILTEAALSFLGFGIQPPVSTWGNMLSNAQEVVLQYPWIPFFPGLMILITVLSFNFLGDGLRDALDPRSRL
- a CDS encoding HesB/IscA family protein, coding for MTQLVDSPNTPPLAQPLSISENGAKRALDAIAGSGKENAGVRLFVKSGGCSGYQYGMAIDDRELEGDTVVYDRGVRLVVDPMSLPLVMGAEIDFIENMMGGGFTVNNPNATSGCGCGHSFRTDGSGAQDGEGSGGCASH
- a CDS encoding VOC family protein, translated to MLRIGSVVWGVRDVARATEFWSQALHYRPREEPSDDWVVLVPTQGTGPQLALKQVSSEAENHRRHHLDLYTADQGAEVERLLSLGAVRVDWRYEPGADYVVLADLDGNRFCVVQKDS